The candidate division TA06 bacterium genome segment GAAAAACTGCTGCAAGAGACCTCCCAGAGGTTCCTTCTGGCCAGAGCCACCATGGACCCCGAATCTGTTGAGCAGGCGATGCTCGTCCCGAGCAAGAAGCTTTCTGTCGCGGTCAAGAAAAGAAATCTGATGGGCGTGAGGGTGCCCGTATTCGAAGAGACTGTGTCTGGCAAGATACACTGTTATGGATTCGCGGCCACATCAGGCGAGTTGGACGCTTCCCTCGTCTCTCTTGACAAGGTCATTGCCGAGCTGCTCAGCCTGGCCGAAAAAGAGAAAACCCTCTTCATGCTGGCCACAGAGGTTAATAAGACCCGCAGAAGGGTGAATGCCTTAGAATACATCCTGATACCCAACCTCGATGAGACTATAAGACACATTACAATGAAGCTATCAGAAATGGAACGCGGTGATCTGGTCCGTCTCATGCGAGTCAAGGAAATCCTAAGACAAAAATCCTAAACCCGAATCCTAAATCCGAAATCTTAATCTTTAGACAACGTCCAATGACCCGAATCCCAAACTCAAAACGGAATCTGTTTTGGATTTCGATATTAGGATCTTGGATTTGAATCAGACCAAGTAGGGCGGGGAGACCCCGCCCCTACACTTGTTACCTGTTACCAGTCTTATGTCCTACGTCTTACAAATTGACCAATCTAGATAGTAGGATTTCGTATTTGTATTCAGGCTCCATGCTTAATACTTGACTACTGCAAGCTTTCCCACTAAAATATGGATCGGGCACGTCGAAAAAAAGGAGGCTGTCCATGGAGTTCCTACTGCTCGGAGGAATGATCCTCATAATGTCGCTTCTCAACAAAGTCAAGGCGATGAAGCAAGCCAATAAGGCGCTTGCGGGCCTGCAGATTCCCATAGGTATAGTCGTCTTCATCGTCGGATTGTCTCTTCTGGCTGGGCACGGGCCATATGGAGAAAGATTCCTT includes the following:
- a CDS encoding V-type ATP synthase subunit D — its product is MELLRLRKRVVLARRGHKLLKDKQDELLRQLMDLVKLVTDLRKTVEKLLQETSQRFLLARATMDPESVEQAMLVPSKKLSVAVKKRNLMGVRVPVFEETVSGKIHCYGFAATSGELDASLVSLDKVIAELLSLAEKEKTLFMLATEVNKTRRRVNALEYILIPNLDETIRHITMKLSEMERGDLVRLMRVKEILRQKS